In Bactrocera oleae isolate idBacOlea1 chromosome 3, idBacOlea1, whole genome shotgun sequence, a genomic segment contains:
- the Ifrd1 gene encoding interferon-related developmental regulator 2 produces the protein MPRRNKKGGKGRNGDSNSEDESFNDNASVYSYVSENAPSSINDMDELSSNERFEEKFMQALESATEKSAQTRTTALQNICEILMHRYMPDFVDDRKVTLIDCIEKSIRRGKGAEQSGAARLAPLVLLQLGGDVEISKELNQCLLTTVQDKAVSFDARAKCCTALGLLNFLGGEDIGDLITLMQFFEGIFSASYLRGDEKSPISVNAEAGTLHAEALSAWGLLLTLIPSGDFVSLMTNGQPMLPSVKKLMGLLQSPHLDVRIAAGENLALILECGRAHDKDFLEEYLGDLIDAVKQLATDSHKYRAKRDRKAQRATFRDVLHYLEEDTSPEINIRFGTECLVLDSWAVHHQYSALCTIMGPGMTSQLQENDFIRDIFQLGPKLVDDGHTKTKQSKLERHLLNAAAFKARTITRGKNRDKRCSYNY, from the exons ATGCCGCGACGCAACAAGAAAGGTGGCAAAG GCCGCAACGGTGACTCCAACTCTGAGGACGAATCCTTCAACGATAATGCCAGTGTGTATTCTTATGTTTCTGAGAATGCACCTTCATCCATCAACGATATGGATGAGCTCTCATCCAATGAACGTTTCGAGGAAAAATTCATGCAAGCACTCGAAAGTGCTACGGAAAAGTCTGCACAGACACGCACCACAGCTTTGCAGAATATCTGTGAAATTCTCATGCATCGCTATATGCCCGATTTCGTAGATGATCGCAAGGTGACATTGATCGATTGCATTGAGAAGTCCATACGACGTGGCAAAGGCGCCGAACAGTCGGGCGCTGCACGTCTAGCTCCGTTAGTGCTGCTACAATTGGGCGGTGATGTTGAAATCTCAAAAGAATTGAACCAATGTCTGCTGACCACCGTGCAAGACAAGGCGGTTTCATTCGATGCACGTGCCAAATGTTGCACCGCTTTAGGTCTATTGAATTTCCTCGGTGGCGAAGATATTGGTGATCTTATCACATTAATGCAATTTTTCGAAGGCATTTTTAGCGCCAGCTATTTACGTGGTGACGAGAAATCGCCAATATCGGTGAATGCCGAGGCAGGCACCTTGCACGCCGAAGCATTGTCCGCTTGGGGCTTACTGCTCACATTAATACCGTCGGGTGACTTCGTGTCACTCATGACCAATGGACAGCCGATGTTGCC ctCTGTGAAAAAATTGATGGGTCTATTGCAGTCGCCACATTTGGATGTGCGTATCGCAGCTGGTGAAAACTTAGCACTAATACTGGAGTGCGGTCGTGCACATGACAAAGACTTCTTAGAAGAGTATCTTGGTGATTTGATCGATGCTGTTAAACAGCTAGCTACTGATTCGCATAAATATCGCGCCAAGCGTGATCGTAAAGCTCAACGCGCCACATTCCGTGATGTGCTGCACTATTTGGAG GAGGATACATCACCCGAAATCAACATTCGCTTTGGCACTGAGTGTCTCGTTTTAGATTCTTGGGCCGTACATCATCAATATTCAGCGCTGTGCACCATTATGGGTCCAGGCATGACATCACAGTTGCAAGAGAACGATTTCATACGCGACATCTTTCAATTGGGCCCTAAACTCGTCGACGATGGACACACCAAAACCAAACAGTCCAAACTGGAGCGC CATCTACTAAACGCCGCCGCCTTCAAGGCACGCACAATAACGCGTGGAAAAAATCGCGACAAACGTTGTAGTTATAATTACTAG
- the LOC106627165 gene encoding uncharacterized protein has product MLVTTYQHDYVPPYTKRYEFVKKLDKAEKEKEECQCIDTAKIEVPKAAQDKCESTAEWTGIAPMGRLIDPRIIPTKLTPEQADNLAKDTDADCFKAQPNRFLQILRTAYPDLYDRLKEMPKDELNRRLERQRLFTTYQIDYCNMNEYPEGIYESLKEKDDTAKLNATKLLQKEGACDVFRANVMKELDNQTRNPTITDPCEHAYKPFKISFTDSARFINSGNNSHWRSKAFVTRTNFSEYMETISRNGCVIMKNNIHDHSKCGSNGKHCRHPLLNVCINHVR; this is encoded by the coding sequence atgcTTGTAACCACCTACCAACACGACTACGTGCCACCCTACACCAAACGCTATGAATTTGTCAAGAAGCTAGACAAAGCAGAAAAGGAGAAGGAAGAGTGTCAATGCATCGACACAGCAAAAATCGAGGTGCCCAAAGCCGCGCAGGACAAGTGCGAAAGCACTGCAGAATGGACAGGCATTGCACCGATGGGACGACTCATCGATCCACGTATCATACCGACAAAACTGACACCCGAACAAGCCGACAACTTAGCCAAAGATACGGATGCCGATTGCTTTAAGGCGCAACCAAATCGTTTTCTGCAAATATTGCGCACCGCCTATCCCGATTTGTATGATCGCCTAAAGGAAATGCCTAAAGATGAGCTGAATAGACGTTTGGAGCGTCAACGGCTCTTCACCACGTATCAAATTGATTATTGTAATATGAATGAATATCCGGAAGGTATATATGAGAGTCTCAAAGAGAAGGATGATACTGCTAAACTCAACGCAACAAAATTGCTGCAGAAGGAAGGCGCTTGTGATGTCTTCCGCGCCAATGTAATGAAGGAATTGGACAATCAAACACGCAATCCGACCATCACAGATCCCTGCGAGCATGCGTACAAGCCGTTCAAGATCTCCTTTACGGACAGTGCGCGTTTCATCAATAGCGGCAATAATTCGCATTGGCGCAGCAAAGCGTTTGTCACGCGCACCAATTTTTCCGAGTATATGGAAACGATTAGCCGTAATGGTTGTgttattatgaaaaataatatacatgaTCACAGCAAGTGCGGCAGTAATGGCAAACACTGCCGTCATCCGCTGCTGAATGTGTGCATAAATCATGTACGATGA